Within the Dialister hominis genome, the region TTGCTACTTTTGGTGGCTTTCCCTCTGCTTCTTTCCTGAGCATATAATCATAAACATCAGGATTTTTCCTGACCTTTTCTTATGTTCTCTTCTGAGACCTTAAAGCCATCATTATTTCGTAACCAGTGTCACGAAATACTTTCGAGCCTTTCTTTGTTATATGCCTATGCGTACTACTGAGATCTCCGGATTCATCGGGAGGTGAATCTATTCCGGCATATGCGACCAGTGCCTTTGAGTTTTTGAATCGCCGGATATCTCCTGCGGAGCCGAAGAATCTTGCTGCTAATGGATCTCCAACGCCTGGCATTTCTCTAACAATCTGGTATTCAGGAAGTTTCTTGGCCTCTTCAATCATTTGTGTTACTATGGTGACAAGAGTCCTGTTGACTCCGCTCAGCTTGTCGACGATACATTGGAGAATGGTTTTAACCGTTGGATTTGCTGGGTAATAAGGGATACAGCTTTTGGCAATCGCGTAAATCTTAGCGGCTTTACCCTTGCCTGGGCGGTATCCCTTTTCCTTTGCCCAAGCAGTGAAAACTTCGGTAAATTCGGCTTCTGTCATATTTACGATCTCATCACGATGCCAAAATTTCTCCACAAAATCCAGCATGAAGTCCTTCTTGGTGTTTAGATTGAGAGAATGAAGCTCTTTATCCATTCCCGGCATGGCACAGTCAATATAATGCTGCAGTTCCTGAAGGATTATCTGACGATGCTTTTTTGCATTCATATAGGTTCTGTTTAGCAGATCCAGGTTAAAATAGGTGTCTTTGGGAATCTGCCATTCCAATAGCTTATACCAATAACTAATTCCGTAACTGGCAATGGTGCGGGAGTCCTTCTTATCCGTTTTGCCGCCTCTAAAATCTGTATTAGCGAATTTCTTTACTTTATACGCATTGACGATAGAGATAAAAATTCCTTTTTCTTTAAGGTGAAGAGCAATCGGATATTGGTAAATACTGGTCGATTCCATAATGACTCTAACCTCTCCATTAAGCCTCTTGAGCGTATCTGCAAGAAAATCGAGCTCCTCAGTCGAATGCCAGACAAGAAACGGCCGCATAATGACTTTCCCGTCCTGGTCTATAATACATACGGTACTCCTGTTCTTTGACACATCAACACCGGCACTGATACGAGTCATACTAATTCGTCCTCCTTTACAAAAGTTTAGCAGTCAGTTGGATTTTTGTAGCCAGCCACACTTATTACCTATCCCAACCTAGTTTGTTACACGTATGCCTCTCTATGAAAGGGACAACCTGCTTACTCGGGCGCATACAACAAGGGGTTGGCTGTCGCACTTCTCTGCGGTGGCAGTAAAAAGCATCTGCACCAAGGTGGGCTTTCGACAGACCAACTGCTTCCCATATCATACGAAAAAATAAGTGCAGTAGATAGGAGCGACCTATCTGACTACACTTATATGGTACTAGGTGGCGGCGGAGCCGACGGATACAGTAGTTCCTCAGTCGAAGACTGGTTTAAGGCTCTTATATAGAAACCGTACAACCGCCAAGTATGGCGAATGGGAAAACATGCCAACCTCGCTTTGCTCGTTGGAACCTTTTATAAAAACCGATGAATACTGCACCCCTTTCCCGGCAACAGTTAAATTCGAGTGCTATGCTAAGACTGGACAGGGGTGGGATAAGAATTTAGACAGCCTTTGTAGTATATTGGAATCAGAATTAAAAACATTGGACGCCACATTCAGATTTCATACAGGAGGCAGTCTTATGAAGTACACAAAGAAAGAGCGTATGAACATTGGTCGCCAGATTTATGAGGATCAAATCAATAAATACGAAGCTGCAGGCAAATACGGCATCAGTGCTCAAACTGCTAGAGAATATATGAGGATGTATAGGAACACAAACCATCTTCCACCTAAAACATCCAAGCCCCGTGATTACGGTCTTGCCAAAGCAAAAGTTATTCCTGAAGCGGCCAAACTCGATGAATACCAGAAAATGTCCAAGGAAGATCTCATCAGCGCCTTGATTGATGCCAGGATAAGAGAAGAGCGGCTGAAGCTTGGTTACGAAGTAGTAGAAGAAGATGATTCAAAAAAAAAGCTCATTACTTACGTCAAAAAGACTGCGAAGTAATCGTCGCGCTTTCCGGCTCCTTCCCTGTCGAATTGCTTTGTGAAAGGCTGGGTATTCCGCGTAGCAGCTTCTACTATTGGCTGTATCATACCAGGCATCCTTCTGAACAAAAGAATCGTCTTTTGGATACCATAGAACTGCTCAAGGAATGGCATAAGAAGTATCCATCCCACGGATACCGCTGGCTAAGGGCCAAGCTTCTGCTTGACACAGGCCTCTTCATGTCTGAATCATACGCCTATAAATGCTGTCGTTTGGCCGGGATCAAGAGTGTTTCCAAACACTATAAGTACAAAAAGCCTGGTGAATCCAGGACTTATCCAAATCTGCTGCTTGCAGGGATTAACATAGATGGGCCCTCGCAATGTATTGTGTCTGACATGACTGCATTCTACGTAAAGAACACATACTATGAGCTGACGATATATATGGATCTTTGGAATAACGAGATTGTCGCCCACGCACTTTCCTCAAGGCGTGGAGACCGTATGACATATATTAACGGACTGCACGACTACCTTGAATTTACGAAGAAATTCCCCGGCGTTAAGCATATTCTTCATTCTGATCAGGGATCAGTATATGCATCAAAGGATTTCAACCAGCTGCTCCCGGCGTATAACATCACACGATCCATGTCCAGAGCAGGAACGCCAACGGATAATGCAGCCATGGAATCCATTAATGGATGGATGAAAGCCGAGCTGTTTTCAGATTTTCATATTACTTCAACAGAGGGCGTAGCGGGTCAGATTGATGAATACGTCAAGTTCTTTAATGAAGAGCGCCCGGCATATGCACTGGAGTACCTTACACCAAAGCAGTACAGAGAAAAATATGGTTTTTAAGCAGGTTAATGCCTTTTGTCCAAATTAAGAGTTACACAATTTCATTTAATTTCACTTATTTAATTTTTTGACATCTAATTTTTGAGATTTTGTGTCCAAAATACGTTGACCAGTGCAAATGATAAGCCGGTACTCCTTCCCCGCTGGGGCAGGTCAAAACCTTCCGCATCGTCGTGAACGGTTATTATCAACTGCGATGTACAGAGTTCTGATCTTCAGGGCCGTAGGCCGGTCTTGACCTTGCCCTGGAAGGGAAGGTGGCGGCGGAGCCGACGGATGAGTTGCATTTCCTCGAGCGCAGCGAGGTTTTATGGTTTTTCTCAAGGCGTCAGCCTTGGTTGTCCGGTTTTCCTTTGCTTTCTAAGGTTTTAATCTTTTT harbors:
- a CDS encoding IS110 family RNA-guided transposase, giving the protein MTRISAGVDVSKNRSTVCIIDQDGKVIMRPFLVWHSTEELDFLADTLKRLNGEVRVIMESTSIYQYPIALHLKEKGIFISIVNAYKVKKFANTDFRGGKTDKKDSRTIASYGISYWYKLLEWQIPKDTYFNLDLLNRTYMNAKKHRQIILQELQHYIDCAMPGMDKELHSLNLNTKKDFMLDFVEKFWHRDEIVNMTEAEFTEVFTAWAKEKGYRPGKGKAAKIYAIAKSCIPYYPANPTVKTILQCIVDKLSGVNRTLVTIVTQMIEEAKKLPEYQIVREMPGVGDPLAARFFGSAGDIRRFKNSKALVAYAGIDSPPDESGDLSSTHRHITKKGSKVFRDTGYEIMMALRSQKRT
- a CDS encoding IS3 family transposase, which gives rise to MVALSGSFPVELLCERLGIPRSSFYYWLYHTRHPSEQKNRLLDTIELLKEWHKKYPSHGYRWLRAKLLLDTGLFMSESYAYKCCRLAGIKSVSKHYKYKKPGESRTYPNLLLAGINIDGPSQCIVSDMTAFYVKNTYYELTIYMDLWNNEIVAHALSSRRGDRMTYINGLHDYLEFTKKFPGVKHILHSDQGSVYASKDFNQLLPAYNITRSMSRAGTPTDNAAMESINGWMKAELFSDFHITSTEGVAGQIDEYVKFFNEERPAYALEYLTPKQYREKYGF